One segment of Ascochyta rabiei chromosome 7, complete sequence DNA contains the following:
- a CDS encoding Alpha-galactosidase: MAPYRDSILAAATLFAGAAAISNGLAITPPMGWNNWNAFGCDVSEGLLYTISEQILSLGLRDLGYDHVVLDDCWQDVKGRDENGKLQPELSKFPNGLKSISDHLHDQGLKYGMYSSAGEMTCARFAGSLDHEVDDANSFAEWGIDMLKYDSCYHMGRIGTPQISFNRFKVMSDALRATGRNILLNLCNWGEDQVHTWGMSIANSWRITGDIYDSFTRPDDLCGCNTMAPGDPSCIAPGTHCSVLFILNKVAPFADRSIPGGWSDLDMLEVGQGGMTDEEYKAHFALWAALKSPLFLGNDLRDMPASALTIINNPAIIALSQDPHGRSVTRVRRDTNVAKDQYGEGETHVWAGYLQNGDEVVILFNAAAEDLDMKISLAEIFTPFGPGGSAPHVKYDWAVHDLWAHRMSTETAEELLAAKSGADRTALLKQANWYNATATPYEQGLREGDARLFGEKVGIVKAGGSLKARVESHAAKVFRLRRIAKEGDAFKGKSIARDEL, encoded by the exons ATGGCTCCATATCGAGATAGCATCCTCGCTGCCGCAACGCTCTTTGCTGGAGCCGCTGCAATCAGCAACGGGTTGGCAATCACACCACCAATGGGTTGG AACAACTGGAACGCCTTTGGCTGTGACGTCTCTGAAGGTTTACTCTACACTATTTCAGAACAGATCTTGAGTCTGGGCCTTCGAGATCTAGGATATGATCATGTTGTACTGGATGACTGCTGGCAAGACGTGAAAGGTCGGGATGAAAACGGCAAACTTCAACCAGAGCTCAGCAAATTCCCCAACGGCTTGAAGTCGATATCAGACCACCTTCATGACCAGGGACTTAAGTACGGCATGTACAGCAGTGCTGGCGAGATGACGTGTGCACGTTTCG CTGGGTCTCTCGATCACGAAGTTGACGACGCAAACAGCTTCGCTGAATGGGGCATTGATATGCTCAAGTATGACAGCTGCTATCACATGGGCAGAATAGGAACACCTCAGATTTCTTTCAATCGGTTCAAGGTCATGTCAGATGCTCTTCGGGCTACCGGACGGAACATTCTACTTAACTTGTGCAACTGGGGCGAGGACCAGGTGCATACGTGGGGAATGTCGATCGCAAATTCCTGGCGCATCACCGGCGATATTTACGACAGCTTCACG CGGCCAGATGACCTGTGTGGGTGCAACACCATGGCACCAGGCGATCCATCTTGTATCGCCCCCGGAACTCACTGCTCCGTTCTCTTCATTCTGAACAAGGTGGCTCCTTTTGCCGACCGCTCCATCCCAGGTGGATGGAGCGACCTGGACATGCTTGAAGTTGGCCAAGGAGGCATGACAGACGAAGAGTACAAAGCACACTTTGCTCTTTGGGCCGCGTTGAAGTCGCCGTTGTTCCTGGGTAACGACCTACGCGACATGCCCGCCTCAGCCCTGACCATCATCAACAACCCTGCCATCATCGCCCTCAGCCAAGATCCGCATGGTCGGTCAGTAACGCGTGTACGAAGAGACACCAATGTCGCGAAAGACCAGTACGGCGAAGGCGAGACACACGTCTGGGCCGGTTACCTGCAGAACGGCGACGAAGTCGTCATCCTATTCAACGCCGCCGCCGAAGATCTCGACATGAAAATCTCCCTCGCCGAGATCTTCACGCCTTTTGGCCCTGGCGGCTCCGCTCCGCACGTCAAGTACGACTGGGCCGTGCACGACCTGTGGGCTCACCGCATGTCGACAGAGACGGCGGAAGAGCTACTCGCCGCCAAGTCTGGAGCAGATCGCACTGCCCTCTTGAAGCAGGCCAACTGGTATAATGCTACCGCGACGCCGTACGAGCAGGGTCTGCGCGAAGGGGATGCGCGGCTGTTTGGAGAGAAGGTTGGTATAGTCAAGGCTGGTGGCAGCTTGAAGGCACGGGTCGAGAGCCACGCTGCCAAGGTGTTCCGGTTGAGGAGGATTGCAAAGGAGGGGGATGCGTTCAAGGGCAAGAGTATTGCTCGAGACGAGTTGTGA
- a CDS encoding Beta-N-acetylhexosaminidase, which translates to MAAKTEKLDPVWDDLDRTMGQLFMMGFDGTTVTPHIRTIIEDFQVGSILLTAKNCKSAEQTTKLCYDLQKIAHKAGHPVPLAIGLDQENGGVNSLFDEIYIRQYPSNMGMSATGSTQLAFEVAKATAQEIAACGINWIFGPCLDVLTNARNQPLGVRTAGDDPQEVAAYGCAFMQGYKEAGLVTLGKHFPSYGNIEFLGSTLDVPIITESLEQLSLSALIPYKKAIEEGLDSMFVGGCAMSSAGLNAMHACLSEQVIDGLLRTELKFDGVVVSECLEMEALSHNIGVGGGTVMAVNAGCDVILLCHSFEFQQEGMKGLKTGIENEMVSKARIFNSLRRVLNLKEKCTSWDKALNPPGVSYLETLQPSHTALSTKAYNSSISVVRDKNRLLPLTNILESEEELLLLTPLVKPLAASAASRELSDAAATHSPEPHAWEHSSSVMSGERVFRELGRSLARQRNGRVLHTSYTANGVRPVHENLINRASAIIVLTADANRNLYQSGFTKHVSMICNMQYTTGGEKREKPLIVVAVSSPYDFAMDTSIGTYICTYDFTETALNSLVRVLYGELSPTGTLPGTISKSQKLHPSRQHWLVEIFNEERDANALDALINVVMDGTAPNQRSELSSATSSSFILHHPEVEESHFVVRNSSTQALYGFCSTYFFKTTGTGVISALFVDPARRKLSIGHSLHNRAIRTLLQKEGIKRFQLGSRLPSVYLGIPTGHGSERKRLRSWFANLGWNAALSRPICSMVARSLQTWTPPEGMAKSLASAGAQFDLVYGWDFAGPVLDHIKTSNRQGLAEVYKLALSDPQACGIIRAKRPEDGALVGTVVLYNQHSRLSEYIPSLKDVNESAGGISSPVISPGVGEYSTLLQGLILLGMRQIKAQGCNACLLDYMDGDGNFDGFSAMGFDAMHNFEEVSCDAATWTMIPPA; encoded by the exons ATGGCGGCCAAAACCGAGAAGCTGGACCCGGTTTGGGACGATCTCGACAG GACCATG GGCCAACTGTTCATGATGGGGTTCGACGGGACCACTGTTACCCCACACATTCGGACAATTATCGAGGACTTCCAAGTTGGCTCAATCTTGCTTACCGCAAAAAATTGCAAAT CTGCTGAACAGACAACCAAACTCTGTTATGATTTGCAAAAGATTGCCCATAAAGCTGGCCACCCAGTTCCTCTGGCCATTGGTCTCGATCAAGAAAATGGCGGTGTCAATAGTCTCTTCGATGAGATCTACATTCGCCAATACCCCAGCAACATGGGCATGTCAGCCACAGGATCCACTCAATTGGCTTTCGAAGTAGCAAAGGCAACTGCACAGGAGATTGCTGCGTGTGGCATCAACTGGATCTTCGGGCCATGTCTGGACGTCCTCACTAATGCGAGAAATCAGCCTCTCGGAGTCAGGACAGCTGGTGACGACCCCCAGGAAGTTGCGGCGTACGGCTGCGCGTTCATGCAAGGCTACAAAGAGGCGGGACTAGTCACGTTGGGGAAGCATTTCCCGTCGTATGGGAATATCGAGTTCCTTGGCTCAACCCTCGATGTTCCCATCATAACTGAGTCGCTGGAACAGCTGAGCCTGAGCGCTCTGATTCCTTACAAGAAAGCCATCGAGGAAGGTCTCGACTCCATGTTTGTAGGCGGATGCGCAATGTCCTCAGCAGGCCTAAATGCCATGCATGCTTGTCTCTCGGAGCAGGTTATCGACGGACTCCTACGCACTGAACTAAAGTTCGATGGTGTGGTTGTTTCGGAGTGTCTGGAGATGGAAGCGCTCAGCCACAACATCGGTGTTGGCGGCGGCACAGTCATGGCTGTCAATGCTGGTTGTGATGTTATTCTCCTTTGCCATTCATTCGAATTCCAACAAGAAGGAATGAAAGGCTTGAAGACTGGAATCGAAAACGAGATGGTTTCGAAGGCCAGGATCTTCAACTCGCTAAGACGTGTATTGAATTTGAAGGAGAAGTGTACATCTTGGGACAAGGCACTGAATCCCCCAGGCGTCAGCTACCTCGAAACACTACAGCCTTCCCATACGGCGTTGTCCACAAAGGCGTACAACAGCTCAATATCGGTCGTACGCGACAAAAACAGGCTCTTGCCTTTGACCAACATTCTGGAAAGCGAGGAAGAGTTGCTTTTACTGACTCCATTAGTAAAGCCTTTGGCTGCGTCTGCCGCATCCCGAGAGCTGTCTGATGCTGCAGCTACTCATTCGCCCGAGCCTCACGCCTGGGAGCACAGCTCCTCAGTGATGAGTGGAGAACGCGTTTTCAGAGAGCTAGGAAGGTCTCTGGCCAGACAACGGAACGGAAGAGTGTTACACACCTCGTATACCGCAAATGGCGTCCGACCCGTACACGAGAATCTCATCAATCGCGCAAGCGCCATCATCGTACTTACTGCTGACGCCAACCGGAACTTATATCAGTCTGGCTTCACCAAACACGTTTCCATGATATGCAACATGCAGTACACTACCGGCGGGGAAAAGCGCGAAAAGCCCTTGATTGTGGTTGCTGTCAGCTCTCCGTACGACTTCGCCATGGATACATCCATTGGAACCTACATCTGCACGTACGACTTTACAGAAACGGCGCTGAATTCCCTGGTGAGAGTTCTGTACGGGGAACTTTCGCCGACAGGAACACTGCCGGGAACGATCAGTAAGAGCCAGAAATTGCACCCGTCAAGACAGCATTGGTTGGTTGAGATCTTCAACGAAGAGCGTGATGCGAATGCTCTTGATGCGCTCATCAATGTAGTCATGGACGGTACAGCACCCAATCAGCGATCAGAGTTGTCGAGCGCGACTTCCAGCTCATTCATACTGCATCACCCTGAGGTGGAAGAATCGCACTTTGTCGTAAGGAACAGTAGCACTCAAGCGCTTTATGGCTTTTGCTCTACGTACTTCTTCAAAACGACAGGCACAGGAGTCATCAGCGCGCTATTCGTCGATCCGGCCCGGAGAAAGTTGTCGATTGGCCATTCACTACACAATCGAGCCATCAGGACATTGCTGCAGAAAGAGGGCATCAAGCGGTTTCAGTTGGGCTCTCGACTGCCAAGCGTGTATCTCGGGATCCCTACAGGCCACGGCTCTGAGCGTAAACGACTACGATCGTGGTTCGCCAACCTTGGCTGGAATGCGGCGCTTTCACGGCCCATTTGCAGCATGGTAGCCCGTAGCTTGCAGACATGGACGCCCCCTGAGGGCATGGCGAAGAGCTTAGCGAGTGCAGGTGCACAGTTTGATCTCGTCTACGGTTGGGACTTTGCAGGACCTGTCCTTGATCACATCAAGACTAGCAATCGACAAGGTCTAGCCGAGGTGTACAAGCTTGCCCTCTCCGATCCCCAAGCTTGCGGTATCATCCGTGCGAAACGTCCAGAGGACGGTGCTCTTGTAGGCACGGTAGTGCTATACAACCAACATTCGCGGCTCTCGGAATACATACCATCACTCAAAGATGTCAACGAATCAGCTGGCGGTATCTCTTCGCCGGTCATATCACCTGGCGTGGGAGAGTACTCCACGCTGCTCCAAGGGCTCATCCTGCTCGGAATGCGGCAGATCAAGGCCCAGGGCTGTAATGCCTGCTTGCTTGACTAC ATGGACGGCGATGGAAACTTTGACGGTTTCTCCGCAATGGGGTTCGATGCCATGCACAACTTCGAGGAGGTGTCTTGTGATGCAGCGACGTGGACGATGATACCACCTGCTTGA
- a CDS encoding N-acetylglucosamine-6-phosphate deacetylase translates to MPSLVATDAELGPQTSSGVTKFTNCLQVKGNDLVKEDLWVSSVSGKILNGQELLFEHRTAPDRIVDLGGRILSPGFIDTQLNGAYGFDFSVIPDEGATAYGKGVLRVNRSLIATGVTSYLPTMTSQRPEVYHEALPYLGPSGAARDPSYGSESLGAHCEGPFMNPTKNGIHNAAVLREPVHGISDMADCYGAANIGHNSPIKLVTLAPELSGALSSIQALTESGIRVSIGHSEATYEEAKSGIKAGASMITHLFNAMRPLHHRNPGIFGLLGTPSSSIRKPYFGIIADGIHLHPTSVKIAWNSHPDGLILVTDAMRLAGMPDGTYDWTNGSRIIKQGPLLTLEENGKIAGSSIQLVDCVTNFLNWTDASVPEALKAVTETPAKMLGMEDVKGALKEGADADLVVLDLQDGAVEGEKKIVIDQVWKFGKKVFDNALKD, encoded by the exons ATGCCATCCTTGGTTGCCACAGATGCTGAATTGGGTCCACAGACTAGCTCTGGTGTAACAAAGTTCACCAACTGCCTGCAGGTTAAGGGAAACGATCTTGTCAAGGAGGATCTGTGGGTCAGCTCCGTCAGCGGTAAGATCTTGAACGGACAAGAGCTTCTGTTTGAGCACAGAACTGCGCCGGATCGAATTGTCGACCTTGGTGGTCGCATACTCTCTCCAGGGTTCATCGATACTCAGCTGAACGGCGCGTATGGATTCGACTTTTCTGTCATTCCAGATGAGGGTGCTACAGCGTACGGCAAGGGAGTACTTCGAGTCAACCGAAGTCTAATCGCGACTGGCGTAACATCTTACCTGCCGACGATGACTTCCCAGCGACCTGAGGTCTATCATGAG GCTCTGCCTTATTTGGGCCCGTCAGGTGCTGCTCGTGATCCATCTTACGGCTCAGAGTCGCTTGGCGCCCACTGCGAAGGTCCTTTCATGAACCCGACCAAAAACGGCATACACAACGCCGCTGTCCTCCGCGAACCTGTTCACGGGATTTCAGACATGGCTGACTGTTATGGCGCCGCGAACATCGGTCATAACTCGCCTATCAAGCTTGTAACACTCGCTCCAGAGCTATCAGGAGCTCTATCCTCGATACAAGCACTCACAGAAAGCGGTATCAGAGTGTCGATCGGGCATTCTGAAGCCACATATGAGGAGGCCAAGTCGGGTATCAAGGCTGGCGCGAGCATGATAACGCACTTATTCAACGCCATGCGACCTCTGCACCACCGAAACCCAGGCATCTTCGGCCTGCTCGGCACGCCATCGTCCTCTATCCGTAAACCGTACTTCGGCATCATCGCCGACGGGATACACCTTCATCCTACATCGGTCAAGATTGCATGGAATTCGCACCCGGACGGCTTGATACTAGTTACGGATGCTATGCGTCTTGCTGGAATGCCCGATGGGACTTACGACTGGACCAATGGATCACGCATTATTAAACAGGGCCCACTGCTTACATTGGAGGAGAATGGCAAAATCGCTGGGAGTAGTATCCAGCTTGTAGACTGTGTGACCAACTTCTTGAACTGGACAGATGCAAGCGTACCAGAGGCACTGAAGGCTGTCACGGAGACACCAGCAAAGATGTTGGGCATGGAAGATGTGAAGGGCGCCTTGAAGGAAGGTGCCGATGCAGACTTGGTCGTCTTAGACCTACAAGACGGCGCGGTAGAGGGTGAGAAGAAGATCGTGATCGATCAAGTCTGGAAATTTGGTAAAAAGGTTTTCGACAACGCACTCAAGGACTGA
- a CDS encoding DNA repair protein rhp26 has protein sequence MASPLSDEAAATSAPIITVTDAPDSSDVKTEETAVVLDAQSGQGGEELPSDADEETRLKFLTTGTRAQDDLERDIGRQADQLLTEQADARDKKRIEKAEAEAKRAEAAIQKLRNRLSLPAVDTHKAKLRGEIAAYQLKIEDLDKEMDAIQQRINERHNAPGEEEPTQDGVNGPLPNENRRDFLIRTGKITPFSRLAQNQAGSGTLGETMLDAEMEDMVEDAVAGPTSHRNLMKPGFEDVDTSSEAPSPQSTTRARKRRKTTSSSNMVGSRATSADPGTTDGDSDDAFDPDMSARQLAILDDSDGLSDEAAEDDDEDFGASVSRKRKAGGKKSKRAKDTSEAEGEEEDLTGVDDGNEKVYRQRVDRWSKNRAAARKRARERTGDTTTEDNAEEEWFKPHPTEADTVLDGGFRVPGDIYPALFDYQKTGVQWLWELFQQNVGGIIGDEMGLGKTIQAISFVAGLHYSKRLTKPVIVVCPATVMKQWVSEFHRWWPALRVSILHTSGSGMLNTQREDRYEREMELRSYGDYDTTLTGAGKAAKKILEKVKRDGHVLVTTYSGLQTYSEFLTATEWECAILDEGHKIRNPNTAITIHCKELRTPNRIILSGTPMQNNLSELWSLFDFVFPMRLGTLINFRNQFEFPIKRGGYANASNLEFETAVQCAETLKDAISPYLLQRFKVDVATDLPQKKEQVLFCKLTRQQRQAYEGFLQSEDMKSIASGKRQMLYGVDYLRKVCNHPDLTEHKTLSKRPGYDYGAPNKSGKMQVVKELLSLWRKGGHKTLLFAQHRIMLDILQKFLDHLPDINYRRMDGETPIKNRQDLVDEFNKSPDLHVFLLTTKVGGLGVNLTGANRVIIYDPDWNPSTDIQARERSWRLGQKREVEIYRLMSAGTIEEKIYHRQIFKQFLTNKVLKDPKQRQTFQMSDLHDLFTLGGETADGETETGNLFRGSEVQFDEDGGSVSAPDATAISDLAAVKGIDRAEAFQAPVSDTEDAANHSAGESNEADKPASDGRLMSTIFAKTGVHSVLEHDAIVNSTAGGRRRRVQADPAFVQREAKRQAALAAEQLKRSMEEARAVPVGVPTWTGTYGEAGRPSEPSPSRSLASTRGGRGGRGGNSSSLRRGAPSSTSILSNLAARQGRPGATTAASTSASSSSRASTPSATTPGSFRGRRMLEMIRDFMMTHGGVVPSQMLVDHFDHYVRAQPGRNEEFKEMLKTIATLEKSGSAQRGRWVLKDEWRTRGPSGR, from the coding sequence ATGGCCTCGCCACTGAGCGACGAAGCTGCAGCGACCTCGGCACCCATAATCACCGTTACCGACGCGCCAGACTCGAGCGATGTGAAAACAGAGGAAACAGCAGTCGTACTGGATGCACAGAGTGGACAAGGGGGGGAGGAATTGCCGTCAGATGCAGACGAGGAGACACGGCTGAAGTTCCTTACAACCGGGACTCGGGCGCAAGATGATCTCGAGCGTGACATTGGCCGCCAGGCAGACCAGCTGCTTACTGAGCAAGCTGATGCGCGGGACAAGAAGCGTATAGAGAAGGCAGAAGCAGAGGCAAAGCGCGCcgaagctgcgatacagaAGCTGCGGAACCGGTTGTCGTTGCCTGCGGTGGATACACACAAGGCTAAGCTACGCGGAGAGATTGCTGCATACCAGCTGAAAATCGAAGATCTCGACAAAGAGATGGATGCAATACAGCAACGTATCAATGAACGGCATAATGCGCCTGGTGAAGAAGAGCCTACTCAGGACGGTGTCAATGGTCCGTTACCGAACGAGAACCGGCGGGACTTTCTGATTCGCACTGGCAAGATCACACCCTTCTCAAGATTGGCGCAAAATCAAGCTGGGTCAGGGACACTAGGGGAGACTATGCTCGATGCTGAGATGGAGGACATGGTCGAAGACGCAGTTGCAGGTCCAACATCGCATCGAAACCTCATGAAACCCGGATTTGAGGACGTTGATACAAGCTCGGAGGCCCCCAGCCCTCAGTCTACAACTCGCGCACGGAAGCGACGGAAAACTACATCCTCTAGTAATATGGTGGGCTCACGGGCAACAAGCGCTGACCCAGGTACGACTGACGGAGATAGTGATGACGCCTTTGACCCTGATATGTCTGCACGGCAATTAGCTATACTGGACGACTCCGATGGTCTCTCGGACGAAGCTGCTGAGGATGACGACGAAGATTTCGGTGCGAGCGTTAGCCGGAAACGAAAAGCTGGAGGAAAGAAGTCGAAGAGAGCAAAAGACACGTCTGAAGCTgagggagaagaagaagacctTACAGGAGTAGACGACGGGAACGAAAAGGTGTATCGTCAACGCGTAGACAGATGGTCTAAAAATCGCGCAGCAGCCAGAAAGCGAGCGAGAGAACGAACTGGTGATACTACCACCGAGGACAATGCAGAAGAAGAGTGGTTCAAGCCACACCCCACGGAGGCCGATACTGTCCTAGACGGCGGCTTTCGCGTTCCTGGAGACATCTATCCAGCACTGTTCGACTACCAAAAGACGGGCGTGCAGTGGCTTTGGGAGCTGTTCCAACAAAATGTCGGTGGCATCATTGGTGATGAAATGGGTTTGGGTAAAACCATTCAAGCTATTTCATTTGTTGCAGGTCTCCACTATTCCAAGCGCCTCACCAAGCCTGTAATTGTGGTGTGTCCAGCGACAGTCATGAAGCAGTGGGTCAGCGAGTTTCATCGTTGGTGGCCAGCCCTGCGTGTTTCTATCTTACATACATCAGGCAGTGGTATGTTGAACACTCAACGAGAAGATCGCTATGAGCGAGAAATGGAGCTGCGCAGCTATGGTGACTACGACACCACCTTGACTGGGGCCGGTAAGGCAGCAAAAAAGATTCTCGAGAAAGTTAAGCGCGACGGGCACGTACTTGTTACAACCTACTCCGGACTTCAGACTTACTCCGAATTTCTCACAGCAACGGAGTGGGAGTGCGCCATTCTTGATGAAGGGCACAAGATTCGCAACCCCAACACTGCTATCACGATCCATTGCAAAGAGCTGCGAACACCAAACCGCATCATCTTGTCAGGCACGCCGATGCAAAACAATCTTAGTGAACTCTGGTCTCTATTTGATTTTGTGTTTCCCATGCGACTGGGCACTCTGATCAACTTCAGGAATCAATTCGAGTTTCCAATCAAGCGTGGTGGCTATGCAAACGCTTCCAACCTCGAGTTCGAAACTGCTGTTCAATGCGCAGAAACACTCAAGGATGCCATCAGCCCATATCTGCTCCAGCGTTTCAAGGTTGATGTGGCAACCGACCTGCCACAGAAGAAAGAACAGGTGCTGTTTTGCAAATTGACTCGTCAGCAGCGGCAAGCGTACGAGGGGTTCTTGCAATCCGAAGACATGAAATCCATTGCATCAGGAAAACGCCAGATGCTGTATGGTGTCGACTATCTTCGCAAAGTCTGTAACCATCCTGACTTGACTGAGCACAAGACGTTGTCCAAGCGACCAGGCTACGACTACGGCGCCCCGAACAAGTCTGGGAAAATGCAAGTAGTCAAGGAGCTGCTATCGCTATGGAGAAAAGGCGGTCATAAGACCCTGCTCTTCGCTCAACACCGCATTATGCTTGACATTCTACAAAAGTTCCTCGATCATCTGCCCGACATCAACTACCGTCGCATGGACGGCGAGACACCCATCAAAAACCGGCAGGACCTTGTAGACGAGTTCAACAAGAGTCCAGATCTGCACGTGTTTCTGCTCACCACAAAGGTTGGCGGGCTTGGTGTCAATCTTACGGGTGCGAACCGTGTCATCATCTACGATCCTGACTGGAATCCTTCGACCGACATCCAAGCACGAGAGCGCTCGTGGCGCCTGGGACAGAAGCGAGAGGTTGAGATCTATCGTCTCATGTCTGCAGGTACTATCGAAGAAAAGATCTATCATCGTCAGATCTTCAAGCAGTTTTTGACAAATAAGGTACTCAAAGACCCTAAACAACGTCAGACCTTCCAGATGAGTGATCTACACGACCTCTTCACGTTGGGAGGTGAAACTGCCGATGGCGAGACAGAAACAGGTAACCTCTTCCGAGGATCAGAGGTCCAATTTGATGAAGACGGCGGTAGTGTCTCAGCACCAGACGCCACAGCAATCAGCGACCTCGCAGCAGTAAAAGGCATCGACCGCGCCGAAGCTTTCCAGGCACCAGTGTCCGACACTGAAGATGCTGCCAACCACAGCGCAGGTGAGAGCAACGAAGCAGATAAACCCGCATCAGACGGCCGTCTCATGTCTACTATTTTCGCCAAAACAGGCGTTCACTCGGTTCTCGAGCATGACGCAATTGTCAACTCGACCGCCGGCGGGCGCAGACGCAGAGTCCAGGCCGACCCAGCTTTCGTCCAGCGCGAAGCTAAGCGCCAGGCTGCCCTGGCCGCTGAACAGCTGAAGAGGAGCATGGAGGAGGCCCGCGCCGTACCAGTCGGCGTACCTACCTGGACAGGCACATATGGCGAAGCCGGTCGTCCAAGCGAGCCCTCACCCTCTCGGTCACTCGCCTCCACGCGCGGCGGGCGAGGAGGCCGTGGAGggaacagcagcagcctgAGACGCGGCGCGCCCTCGTCGACATCGATTCTCTCCAACCTCGCAGCTCGACAAGGCCGTCCAGGAGCCACCACGGCCGCTTCCACGTctgcgtcgtcgtcgtcgcgcGCATCCACGCCCTCGGCTACGACGCCGGGCTCGTTCCGCGGCCGCCGCATGCTAGAGATGATTCGCGATTTCATGATGACGCACGGTGGTGTTGTGCCGAGCCAGATGTTGGTCGATCACTTCGATCACTATGTGCGTGCGCAGCCGGGCAGGAACGAGGAGTTCAAGGAGATGCTGAAGACGATTGCCACGCTCGAGAAGAGCGGGTCTGCGCAGAGGGGGCGGTGGGTGTTGAAGGATGAGTGGAGGACTAGGGGACCGAGTGGTCGGTGA